A genomic window from Slackia heliotrinireducens DSM 20476 includes:
- a CDS encoding diaminopimelate decarboxylase, translating into MEKKPFVTKDQLEAIAEQFPTPFHLYDEAGIRKNMEAVRDAFAWNPGFKEYFAVKANPNPFIINILKEYGCGCDCSSFTELMISEAVGITGHDIMFSSNDTPAEDFVLADKLGALVNFDDITHIEFYEQLTGHIPETVCCRFNPGGLFEMANGIMDAPGDAKYGMTADQLREAFRMCKAKGAKHFGIHAFLASNTVTNEYYPQLAGVLFQLAVDIARETDVHIAFINLSGGVGVAYSPDQEPNDIRAIGEGVRRVYDEVLVPAGMGDVAIYTEMGRFMLAPYGCLVTRAIHEKHTYKEYIGVDANAVNLIRPAMYGAYHHITVAGKEDAPCDHVYDVVGNLCENNDKFAVDRSLPEIEMGDLLVIHDAGAHGHAMGYNYNGRLKSAEVLLQTDGTPKLIRRAERPSDYFATLDCFEIGTKLQTIAQRETPQA; encoded by the coding sequence CCACCTGTACGACGAAGCGGGCATCCGCAAGAATATGGAAGCTGTCCGCGATGCCTTCGCATGGAACCCGGGCTTCAAGGAGTATTTCGCCGTCAAGGCCAACCCGAACCCGTTCATCATCAACATCCTGAAGGAATACGGCTGCGGCTGCGATTGCTCGTCGTTTACGGAGCTCATGATTTCCGAGGCGGTGGGCATTACCGGCCACGACATCATGTTCTCGTCCAACGACACGCCGGCCGAAGATTTCGTGTTGGCCGACAAGCTGGGCGCCCTGGTGAACTTCGACGACATCACCCATATCGAATTCTACGAGCAGCTCACCGGCCACATTCCCGAAACCGTATGCTGCCGTTTCAACCCGGGCGGCCTGTTCGAAATGGCAAACGGCATTATGGACGCCCCCGGCGATGCCAAGTACGGCATGACCGCCGACCAGTTGCGCGAAGCCTTCCGCATGTGCAAGGCCAAGGGTGCCAAGCACTTCGGCATCCACGCGTTTCTGGCCAGCAACACCGTGACCAACGAGTACTACCCCCAGCTGGCGGGCGTGCTGTTCCAGCTCGCCGTGGACATAGCCCGCGAAACCGACGTGCACATCGCGTTCATCAACCTGTCCGGCGGCGTGGGCGTGGCCTACAGCCCCGACCAGGAGCCCAACGACATTCGGGCCATTGGCGAAGGCGTCCGCCGCGTGTACGACGAGGTTCTGGTACCGGCGGGCATGGGCGACGTCGCCATTTACACCGAGATGGGCCGTTTCATGCTGGCGCCTTACGGATGCCTGGTCACACGTGCCATCCACGAGAAGCATACCTATAAGGAATACATCGGCGTCGACGCCAACGCGGTGAACCTCATCCGCCCGGCCATGTACGGCGCGTACCATCACATCACCGTCGCAGGAAAGGAGGATGCGCCGTGCGATCACGTGTACGACGTGGTCGGTAACCTGTGCGAAAACAACGACAAGTTCGCCGTTGACCGTTCGCTGCCGGAGATCGAGATGGGCGACCTGCTGGTCATCCACGATGCCGGTGCCCATGGACACGCCATGGGCTACAACTACAACGGCCGCTTGAAGTCCGCGGAGGTGCTTCTGCAGACGGATGGCACGCCGAAGCTCATCCGCCGCGCCGAGCGACCCTCCGATTACTTCGCCACCCTCGACTGCTTCGAAATCGGCACGAAACTCCAGACCATCGCGCAGCGGGAAACCCCGCAGGCGTAA